The genomic window GCTAGAATTATCACGATGAATGGCGAGCAAGTGATAGAGGAAGGAACCATTTTAGTAGAAAACAATAAAATTAAAGCTATTGGAAAGATTGATGAAGTACCAATTCCGGCAGATATTAAAGTGGTTGATGTTACTGGAAAAACCATTATGCCAGGTATAGTTGATGTGCATGCGCATTTAAGAACCAGCCCCGATGGAATTAGCCCGCAACAAGATTGGTCGTATTTGGCTAATTTAAGTTTTGGGGTAACTACATCGCACGATCCGTCTAGCAACACAGAAATGGTATTTAGTCAGGCAGAAATGCTAAAAGCCGGAAGAATGGTTGGCCCACGTTTGTACTCTACCGGTTCTATTTTATACGGTGCCGATGGCGATTTTAAAGTAACAATTAATAGTTTAGATGATGCACTTTCGCATTTACGTCGTTTAAAAGCAGTAGGTGCATTTTCGGTAAAATCGTACAACCAACCACGTAGAGACCAACGCCAACAGATTTTAGAGGCTGCCCGTCAGTTAAAAATGGAAGTAGTTCCAGAAGGTGGTTCAACATTTTTTCATAACATGACACAGGTTGCTGATGGACATACAGGCATTGAGCACAGCATTCCAGTAGCACCAGCTTACAAAGATGTAGTGAGTTTTTGGAACAACACCAAGGTGGCCTACACTCCTACTTTAATTGTAGCTTATGGTGGCCAATGGGGCGAAAATTATTGGTACGATAGAACCAACGTTTGGGAAAACGAACGCTTGCTGAATTTTACACCAAGAGCAATTATCGACTCGAGAGCTAGACGCCGAACAACTTCGGAATACGGAGATTACGGACACATAGAAGTAGCCAAAGCGACTAAAACCATTGCCGATGGCGGTACAAAAGTGAACTTAGGTGCTCACGGCCAAATACAAGGTTTGGGCGCACATTGGGAGTTGTGGATGTTTGTACAAGGCGGCATGTCGCCGTTACAAGCCATTAAAGCTGCTACTTTAAATGGTGCGGAGTATTTAGGAATGGGCAAAGAATTAGGCTCTTTAGAAGTGGGCAAACTAGCCGATTTAATTATTATGGAAGATAATCCTTTAGAGGACATCAGAAATTCTGAAAAAATTAAATATGTAATGATTAACGGTAGAATTTATGACAGCATGACCATGAACGAAACCTACAGCAGAGAGAAAATGAGACCAAAATTATGGTTCGAAATGGATAAAGGTGTGGCGTTTTCTTTACCATACAAAACAGCAGAAACCTGGACGTTTACTGTTCCAAACTGCGATTAAACATCACATTCTTAATCGAATGACAAACAAAAGCTCCAGCATTAATTTACTGGAGCTTTTGTTTTTAAGCGGCCATGCTCCTTGGCATTCTCGTTGTTTTAGTTTGTATCTTACAGCAATAATTTACTTGCCAAACCCAGCAATAAGAAAAATCCAAAAACGTCGGTAAAGGTAGTAATGATGATCGAAGACGCAATGGCTGGGTCGATACCAATGCGTTTAAGCATCAATGGAATGGCCGAACCAGTAATTCCAGCAACAATTAAGTTTCCTGTCATCGCTAAAAATATAACTACACCGAGCATCAAATTAGCATCAAAAAAGTAGGCTACTACCAGCACAATTACGCCAGTAACGGCTCCATTAATCATACCAACAGTAAATTCCTTTAAAACTGTTCTATAAGCTTGTCGATCTGTTAAATCAAATAAGGAAATGCGTCGAACAGTTACCGCTAATGATTGTGTGGCAGCATTTCCGCCCATTCCTGCAATAATGGTCATGTACGCGGACAAAACGTCTAATTTATCTAACGTTTCATTAAAATACCGTATTACAGAAGAAGCTAAAAATGCCGTCCCCAAATTAATAATTAACCAAGGCAGACGAGATTTCACGGCATCAATCCAATTACCAGCCAATTCCTCATCTTCCGAAACCCCCGATATTTTCAAGATATCCTCGGTGTTCTCATCTTCCAAAACATCAATTACGTCATCAAAAGTTACTCGGCCCAATAATTTCATTTGGTCATCAACAACGGGAATACTGGTTAAATTATACTGAGAAAGCAATTTTGCTACCTCTTCTTGGTCGGTATCTACTGTAACATACACGGCATCTGGGTTTACCATATCGGTAATCTTTACATTTCCTTTTGCCTTGATGATATCTTTTAATGATAAGATGCCTCTAAAAACATCTTCTTCATCCACTACAAAAACGGTATAAAACTCTTCAATTTCTTCGCTCTGCCTAATAATTTCGTCAATCGCATCTTTCTTGGTCAAATCAATATTAACCTTAATCATCTGCGTATTCATTAAACCACCGGCCGTTTCTTCGTGGTAGCTTAATAAATTCCTGATACTTTCGGCATCATGGGCACTTAAATCCTCTAAAATCTCTTGCTGCTCATCTTCATCTAGTAGCGAAATAATATCCGTAGCATCATCATAATCCAGTTCTTCTACAATTTCCGTACGTTTATCCGGGTGCAATTGTATCAAAAGCTCTTCGGGATGTGCTTCTTCGCTCATCTCGGCAATAACTTCCGAAGCTTTTTCTACTTCCAATAAATTGATGATCCGTTGCCTATCTTCAGCATTGATATTCTCGAACAGGATAGCAATTTCCGAAGCATGATACCCAGCTAAAGTCTCAGCTAGTAGCTGGTCATCGCCTTCTATTGCTTTCCTTAGTTTAGAAAGGTCTGTTTTATCTAATTCAAATGATTGCATGTAGATGTTTGTTAAGGATTAGATGTTGATATAAGTGATGCTCAAAGATACTGCTACAGCAATACCAAAACTCAATAAAGTACCTATTAAAACGTATTCGGTAAGCTTCAGTTCGTTTCCTTCTTTTAAATCGCCAAACCTAAAAATAGATTTTGCCGCCAAAAGAAAACCCACGGCTTCTAAATGATTAGTAAGCACAAAAATGTAAATCAGCAATCTTTCTAAAATACCAATAAATTTTCCAGCATTTTGCAGCGAAATAGAGCCTTTACTAGGAATAAACCTATTAATTAACACTTTAATTATAATGGCCGTAGGCGATGTAAGCAGCAGCCCACCTAAAACATACAACCAAAATTTGGTATTTTCAGCAAAGCTGAAATCAATACTTGCACCATCGTAAAAAACCAACCAGCAAACTACAATTACGGCAATATGTAATGCTTGGTCGGTAAAAAACCATATCCTTTTGGTTTTCGCTTTTTGGAACAATAACTTGGCAGCATCTATCAGATAGTGCGTAACACCAATAATCAAAGCCTGTTTCCAAACATCAAATGAGAAAAAGACAATGAATACCAACACTATATGTAAAGCTATGTGTAGGTAAAGTTTACCAGACTTTAATTTAATCTGTTCTTTTTCTGCAACCCATTTATCTGGCTGAAGAAAAAAATCGCCAAGTAGATGAGCCAAAAGAAACTTAATTAATGCTATTTCCATTATTTAAAGGTTTTGGTAACCAACAATCTGTATTTTTTCTCTAACTCCATTATTTCAGAGAAATGTGCTCTTTTAAGCGCTTCGCTGATAGAAGATTGGCTTCTACCCGAAATTTTTGCAATCTTGTCTTGGTTTTCGTTCTGGTTTTCGATAGTTTGTTTCACTACTTCAGAAGCTATTGGGCTCCAATTATCCATTGCAATTAACGCCAGTTTAAAGTACAGGTTCATGTCTTCATCAAACTTAACCGATGGGCTTTTTATGGCTAGATTTACTTTACTGCTCTTTAAACCATCAAAGCCCTCTCCCGAGTTAACGTAAGCCTCTCCATTAGCTTCAGTTACCTTATTTGTAGTTACTTTAGATTTTTTACCTAAACCAATACTTAACCTAACATCAGCACCTTTAATAGTTCTCATACAAGCTTTAAGATACACAGATATGAGTAAAGCTTGTTGCGATGGCAATTCGATTTGAAAGCTATCTCCCCTAAAAATTTCCCACTTGGTATTTTTTTGAGGCAAAGCCGATAAAGCTTCTTTTAAAGTATCTATCCAAAGGGATGGCAACTCTCTCGAATTAACAATGTCTCCTGTAATTACTGCAATCATAAAACTAATATCGGCAAAAAAGCCGATAAATCAAATTATCGGCTAAATACCCGATAATCATAAATATCGGCTAAACACCCGATAATTATGATAGCTTCACTTCACACAGTGTTTACTTTCGATAGAAAACAGCTTTAAAGGCTATATTAAAAATCATTTTCTAGAGAAATACATGGTAATTGTTAGTAAATTAGCGGCATGTTAATCACAATTAAAGGCCATCACATTTGTTTGTAAAATTCCATTTTCTGCTCATAAAATGATGTTCAAATAAACTTCCTTTATTAATAATGTACCTATCTTTGATTATCATCAAATAAAGAGCTAGCATGTCGGTAAAAAAAATCTCAAAAAAAGGAAATGTTCTCACTATAGATATTGGTGGAACAAACATTAAGGCCTGCATATTAAATGACAATGGCAAAATCATTACCGATTACGTTTCAGAATCTACACCAAAAAACGCTGGTCCTGATGATGTAATTGCAACAATTAAAAAGCTAACTACTGATTTAAAAGACTTTGAAAAAGTTTCTGTGGGTTTTCCGGGGTATGTTAGAGATGGCGTAGTACAAACGGCACCCAATTTGGGCGAAAACCAATGGTCTAACGTAGACTTGGCAGATCAAATTAGTGCTTTATTTAGCAAACCTGTTAGACTTGTTAATGATGCGGACTTACAAGGTTTAGGCATTGTAAAAGGTAAGGGCTTAGAAATTGTTTTCACTTTAGGCACTGGTTTTGGCACTGCACTGCTTTTTGATGGAGATTTACTACCCCACTTTGAGCTAGCACACTTGCCTATTACCAAAGGAGAAAGTTACGATGAATACATCGGTAAAGTTGGTTTCGAAAAAGTAGGTAAAGAAAAATGGAACAAAAGACTGAAATATATCATAGAGATCTATAAAACTGTTTTTAACTACGATGTACTTTACATTGGCGGCGGAAACTCTGCCAATATTAATTTTAAACTAGACCATAATATCAAAATTGTATCGAACCAAGACGGCATTAAGGGTGGTTCCAAACTTTGGAAAGTTAAAGAGAAGTTTTTGGTTTGCACCAACTTATACGAATAAAATCTATCACAACCTATAAATTATTTTGTTAAATCACGATAAAAATGAGTATCAACAACACTGAAAAAAGCTACAGTTTCGGCATGATTGGTTTAGGAACCATGGGCAGAAACCTTCTATTAAATATGGCCGATCACGGTTTTTCTGTAACCGGACACGACAAGAGCGAGAAAATGCTTGCTTTATTAGAAGAAGAAGGTAAGGCACACCACCTAAAAGGATTTGCTAAAGTAGAAGATTTTATTGACAGCTTAACCTCTCCAAAAACCATCATTTTATTAGTACCAGCTGGCAAAATTGTAGATGATGTGATTACCGAAATTACGCCGTTGTTAAGCGAAGGCGATATCATTATTGACAGTGGAAACTCTTATTATACTGATACAACCAGAAGATCTCAGGAATTGAAAGCAAAAGGTTTGCACTTCTTCGGGATGGGAATTTCTGGTGGCGAAGAAGGTGCTCGTTTTGGACCTAGCTTAATGCCAGGCGGCGATAAAGCTGCTTATAGCGTAGTTAAAGATTTATTAGAGGCCGTTGCTGCAAAAGTAAACGGTGAGCCTTGTGTAGCTTATATTGGCCCTGGCGCTGCTGGTCACTTTGTTAAAATGACACACAATGGAATTGAGTATGCCATTATGCAGCTGTTGGCTGAGACCTATGATATCCTTAAAAATGGTTTAGGTTATGATAATGCTCAAATACAACAGGTATTCGAAAGATGGAACAACGGTCGTTTGAAATCATTTTTAATGGAAATTACGAAAGATGTATTTTTATTTAAGGATGAAAAAACTGGCAACTTGCTAGTAGATGAAATTAAAGATCAGGCTAAATCTAAAGGTACTGGAAAATGGACTTCGCAAATTGCGATGGATTTAGAAGTTCCTTTAAACACCATTGATGCCTCTGTAGCTGGAAGAAATCTTTCTAAATTGAAAGATTTACGAGTGGAATTGGAGGGTTCGTTTGGTAAAGCTGCTCCAATTGAAAACGCAGCAGGTTTTGAAGCGCAGTTAGAAGAAGCATTTTACTTCGCCATGGTTTCTGCTTATGCACAAGGAATGCACATGCTATGGAAAGCTTCTGCAGAATATGGTTATGAATTGAATATGGCAGAAATCGCCAAAATTTGGAGAGGTGGCTGTATTATTCGTGCAGAGTTTTTACAAGATATCTATGAGGCTTACCAAAAGAATACTGATTTACAGCACTTGTACCAAGATGCTGCTATCCAACAAAAGCTAAAAGCTGGGCTAAAAGATACCAGAAAGGTAATTGCTTCGGCTATTAGTGCTGGTATAGCCGTGCCTTGCTATGCGGCTGCAATCACTTATTTCGACACCTTAAAAACAGGTAGAATGCCATCAAATTTAATCCAAGCACAACGTGATTATTTTGGAGCACATACTTTTGAGCGTATTGATAGCGAAGGTGTGTTTCACGCAGAATGGAATAAATTAAGTTAAAAGTAAAAATTCAAAAGTTAAAAACGAACTAGCCACAGATGCACAAATGATTTCTTTAAAAATTTGATAATCTGTGCATCTGTGGCAAAAAATAAAGCATAAAAGCGAGCTTTAAAAAGATGAAAAAGTCAAGTAAACTTAATCCAACCATATTTGTAATATTTGGCGGCACAGGCGATTTGAACAAACGCAAATTGGCGCCAGCCTTATACAATTTATACACCGAGGGCTATATGCCTTCTAAATTTGCCATTATTGGAACTGGCCGTACTGCCTTTACCGATGAAAAATATCAAAAAGAGCTGTTAAATAGCGTTAATGAGTTTTCTAGAAATGGAAAAGTTAAAAAAGATAAATGGGAGGTGTTCAGTCAAAATATTCACTACAGCTCTATAGATGTAAAATCACAAGAAACTTTTGAAAATCTGAAGGCAGAAATTGAAAAATACCAAGCAGATTTTGGAGAAAACACCCAAGTAATCTTCTACTTAGCAGTAGCCCCTAACCTATTTCCTTTAATTGCGCAGTGCTTACACAAATACAAACTTACCGGTAACGAAGACAATTGCCGAATTGTAATAGAAAAACCTTTTGGTCATGATTTAGATAGCGCTAAAGAGTTAAACTTATTGCTTAGCGGCATTTTTACCGAAAAGCAAATTTACCGTATTGACCACTATTTAGGTAAAGAAACCGTTCAAAATATGATGGCCTTCCGCTTTGCCAACTCATTATTTGAGCCATTGTGGAACAGAAACTACATTGAACATATTCAGATTTCGGTAACGGAACAATTAGGCGTTGGCGATAGAGGTGGTTATTATGAAGGTGCAGGTGCCTTGCGTGATATGATTCAAAATCACTTGTTACAATTATTATCTATTGTGGCAATGGAAGCTCCTATTTCTTTCAATGCCGATGAAATTAGAGATAGAAAAGTGGAGGTACTGAGGGCTGTTCGTCCGTTTAAACCAGAAGAAATTAGCGGGCATGCCGTTCGTGGCCAATATAGTAAAGGCTGGGTTGAAGGTAAAGAAGTACCAGGTTACCGAACCGAAAAAGGTGTAGATGCACATTCTAACACAGAAACTTTTGCCGCCATGAAATTCTTTATCGATAACTGGCGCTGGCAAGGCATACCTTTCTACTTACGTACTGGTAAAAGAATGAACCAAACTTCATCTATTATTACCATACAGTTTAAAGATGTTCCGCATCATATTTTCTCTAACAACGTAGCCGAAACTTGGCAGCAAAACAGGTTAATCATCAGCATACAGCCAGAGGCAAGTATAAGGTTGCAAGTACAATCTAAACGCCCTGGATTAGACATGGTGCTTAACCCGGTAGATATGGTGTTTAACTACAAAGGCACTTACGAGAACGACTCGCCAGAGGCTTACGAAACTTTATTGCTAGATGCCATGACAGGCGACCAAACCTTGTTTATGCGTGGAGATCAAGTAGAAGCTGCTTGGGAACTGGTAATGCCAATTATCCATAGTTGGGAAAATAAAAAATCGTTAAGTTTCCCTAACTACGCAGCAGATAGCTGGGGCCCAGAAGAAGCCGAAGCTTTGATTGCCAGAGATGGTTTCCATTGGTTTACTTTGCCTATTAAAGATTAAAGAAGTTAAAGGTTAAGAGTTATGAGTTGAAAGTCTGTAATTCAGGCTCGATACTCATATCTCAATACTCATATCTAAGAATAAATGAAACTAAACATATTCAGTAATCAGACAGAATTAAACGAGCAATTAGCACAATACGTAATTACGGTTGCTAAAAAAGCTATTGCAGAAAAAAAACGTTTTGATTTTGTATTAACTGGCGGAAGCTCGCCAAAAGGATTATACCAACTTTTATCAACCACTTATAAAGATCAAATAGATTGGAATAAAACCTATTTCTTTTTCGGCGATGAAAGAACAGTATTTCCTTTTGAGAAAGATTATAACGGTTTAATGGCTAAAGAAAGCTTTTTCGATAATTTAGAGCTGCAAGACGGACATATCTTTTATGTAGATACCAATTTATCTCCAGAAGAAGCTGCTGCCAATTACAAGCAGAAATTAGATGAACATTTTGCTGGCGCTCCTATCATTTTCGATTTGATATTATTGGGTATGGGCGATGACGCACATACTGCTTCTATTTTTCCGCACACTACATTGGTAAATAATCAAGAAGCCACAGTAGCCAGTGTTTGGGTAGAGAAATTACACACCAATAGAGTAAGTTTAACTGCTCCATTAATTAACCAAGCTAAGCACGTGGTATTTATCACGTTTGGAGCAAACAAAGCTACAGCATTACATAATGTATTAGGCGATACGCAAGATTTCGCAAATTATCCATCTCAACTAATTAAACCAGTAAACGGCGATTTACAATGGTTTGTTGATGAAGCGGCTACAAGCTTGTTAAAGTAAAACAGCTTAATTACACTTTCGAGGTAAGATTTGTAAAGTTTCTTACCTCGAAAGATCATTGCTTCATAAAGTTCATTTCGCTTCCACGAAATATATTCTTTTCAGAACTTTATTCTTATGCACAAGAATAAATGCATATCATTTTATTCCCTGTTTTTAACAAACCGCTTTATCTTTTGATCTGGATTTGATAGCCGCTGTGGTTTTCATACCAATCACATTCATTTTTTAAGAGGTAGATCTAATTTCCTTTCTACAACAATTATGAAAATTTTGATGGTATGGTATTGGTTTGCCAAAAGTATCCTTATATTTTTTAGTAAAGCTAAATGTGAAGAAAATATAAATGATGCCCATGCTTTTTAAAACCTGAAAACACCAAAAATAAAAAAGGGCCAAGAAACTAGTTCCTGACCCTACATCTACCTATGAAAAACATACCCCCGAAAGGGTAAGCCCAAATGTAAAAACAATTTTTCAATATTCCGAACTTTTACAAGAAAATATTCTAAATATTTTTGTTTTACGTACAAACCTCATTGATTATCAGGTTAAATACGTTTTTAGCATTAAAATAAATATTTAGTGCTGAGGAAATTTGAGTTGTGCCCATCAATAATTTCGTTAAGCAAACGCTTGTTACTATCATTTAATTTAGTTGCCACTAGAGATCTTATAGAAAAAGAACGTAAAGCATCTACCACAGACAGAGTTCCTTCTGCACTATCTTTTCTACCAGTAAAAGGAAAAACATCTGGCCCGCGTTGGCATTGGCAGTTGATGTTTACACGACTAACCTGATTTACAATTGGATCAATCAACGCAGCAACTTCCTCATGATCCTCACTAAAGATACTCACTTGTTGCCCGTGGGTAGATTCTATTAAGTAGTTGATAGGTTCTTCAATATCATCAAAAGTAACAACTGGAATAACTGGGCCAAACTGTTCTTCGGTGTACAGCTTCATTTCTTTAGTCACGGGATAAACAATTGCAGGGAACACGAATGATTCCTTTGTTTGTCCACCATTTTTGTTGACCACCTGTGCACCTTTGGCTATGGCATCATCAATCACTTCTTTTAAGTAAGCTGGTTTTTGTGGTTCTGGCAGCGGTGTCAACGAAACACCGTCTTCCCAAGGCATACCAAATTTCAGCTTTGCTACTTCTTCAGAAAGCTCTTTAACAAAAGTATCTACATGTTTTTTATGAACAAAAATGATTTTTAAAGCAGTACAACGTTGTCCATTGAAAGAAAGTGATCCTAAAACCGTTTCTTTAACTGCAAGCTTTAAATCGGCATTTGCTGTAATAATAGCGGCATTCTTGGCATCTAAACCTAAAATGGCACGCAAGCGGTTTACCTTAGGATGCATTTTCTTTAACTGATCGGCTACTTTACTAGAACCAATTAAAGTTAACACGTTGATTTTTCCAGATTCCATTAAGCCTGGTATGATTTTATTACCACGCCCATAAATGGTATTTACCACACCTTTAGGAAAGTTATCTCTAAATGCTTTTAATAACGGATAAAACAATAGCGTACCATGTTTAGGTGGTTTAAACAAAATGGTATTTCCCATAATTAATGCAGGGATTAGCGTGGTAAAGGTTTCGTTTAATGGGTAATTAAATGGCCCCATACAAAGTACAACACCCAGCGGCGAACGACGAATTTGCGCTACAATACCTTGTTCAATAGTGAAACCTGCAGATTGCCTATCTATATCTTTCAAGGCATCGATAGTAGCATTAATGTATTCGATGGTTCTGTCGAATTCTTTTACTGAATCTCCGTAAGTCTTCCCTATCTCCCACATGATCAGTTTTACTACTTCTTGCTTCTTCTCGATAATATCTCGAGTAAACTTTTCTACACACTCAATACGTTGTGCTACGCTCATGGTTGGCCACTCTCCTCTTCCATTATTATAAGCAGAAACAGCAGCATCTAATGCAATTTGAGCTTCCTTTTCGCCACAAAGTGGATAAGTGCCTATTAGCTTTCGTTCTAAGCCGTTGGTGGTTTTAATACAAACTGGAGATAGCACGGTGTGCACCTCGCCAGACCAAGTTAACATGTCGCCATTAGATAGGTAACTACGCTGATCTAATGGCTCATCCAGTGCATACGCTGCAGGGATGTCTGCTTCTTTAGGAAACAGATTTTCTAGGTTTAGGGACATTTTTGTTTAATTTATTTACTTAGTTTATAGATTTAGTAGATTTTATATTTAATAATATATCCCCTCTAGTTTAAAGAGAGGATATATTTATTGTTAAAGCTTTATCACAGCCATTTTTGGCACTAAGGCTTTCATCACTGCCCAAGCAATTAAATAAGCTATGGCACAAAATGAGAAGATGATAAAATAACCTGCTTCAATCCCTTGAAAGCCCATAAATTTCATTTGCGTTTGCGCAGAATAATCGAACAACAAACCTGATGATTTATTGATAATTGTTGCGCCAATACCACCTGCTAAGCCTCCAATACCCGTAATGGTTGCAATGGCTGATTTAGGGAAACTATCGCCAATGGTGGAGAAAATATTAGCCGACCAAGATTGGTGTGCGGCACCCGCAATACCGATAATAATTACTGGGATCCAATATGAAATATGTCCTAATGGTTGAGTTAATAAGGCTAATAATGGAAAAAATGCAAAAATTAACATGGCTCTCATACGGCCTTCATACGGGTTCATTTTTTTCTTGTCTACAAAGAAAGTTGGTAACCATCCACCGAAAATAGATAACAAAGTAATCGCATATAAAATGAAAATAGCCAGCTGTCCTTCTGTATCAGATGATTTGATGTTATAAACTTCTGATAGGTAAGCTGGCATCCAGAATAGGTAAAACCACCAAACACCATCGGTCATGAATTTACCAAAAACAAAAGCCCACGTTTGTTTGTAGCTAAAAGCTTTTGCAAAAGACATTTTTTCTTGCACTAATGGCTCGCCCACAACTTCTTCTATTTTATCATCTTGATTGATATAAGCCAGTTCTTGGGCGTTAACTTTAGGATTATGTTCTGGCTTTTTATAGTAAAATACCCAAAAGCCCATCCAAACAAAACCTAAAGCACCAATGATAATGAAAGACATTTCCCATCCATAATATTTTGCAATTACCGGAATAGTTATCGGTGCTGCTAATGCACCAATGGTTGCGCCAGCGTTGAAAATACTGGTTGCTAAGGCTCTATCTTTCTTAGGAAAATATTCTGCAGTAGCCTTAATGGCTGCTGGAAAGTTACCAGCCTCTCCTACTGCAAGCACAAATCGAGCGAAGATGAATAAGGTTACACTAACGTTGATGATTAAAGCAACATCATTTACCTGCTCAATAGCATGTTTAGCACCTTCAAAACCTACAAACCAATTTCCAGTAATAATACCTGAGGTTGCAATACCACAAAACGCATGTAAGACGGCACCTACAGACCAAATACCAATAGCCCAAAGGAAACCTTTCTTGGTATCCATCCAATCTACAAACCGACCAGCCAACAGCATACTTACTGCATAAAAAATAGAAAACAAGGCGGTAATATTACCATAATCGTTGTTTGTCCAATGAAATTCTGGACTGATAAAATCTTTCCAGGTTAAAGAAAGTACTTGTCTATCTAGGTAATTAATTGTTGTAGCAAAAAACAGAAGCGAACAAATGGTCCATCTGTACTTGCTTTGCTTGGTTTGGTTCATATTTTTGGTTTATTTAATTTGGTTAATTGTGTGATTTGGTTAATTGGTTAATGGTTGATAGTCATGATGCTAACTGAAAACCGTTAACTGTAAATTAACCTCTTACCTTATTAATAATTTCAAAAGTCTGTTTAGTTAATGATTCGATTTTCTCGTAATCTTTTTGTTCGATGATTGGCTTACTTACCAACTTGCTGCCCATACCTACCGCACACACACCAGCTTTAAACCAGCTAGCAATGTTGTGTTCTTCAATTTCTACTCCGCCAGTTGGCACAAATAGTTGACCTTGGAATAATTCTCTGATTGACGAAAGGAAATCTGGACCTAAAATATTTGCAGGAAACAATTTGATGATGCCTGCGTTGTGTTGCTGTGCCAAATCAATCTCGGTTGGGGTCATACATCCTGGTATCCACAGCAAACCTGCTTCGTGAGTGACCTTTGCTACATCTGGATTTACAATTGGGCAAACGATAAAATCAGCGCCAGCATCTAAAAATGCTTTAGCTTGTTCCTCAGTTTTGATAGTACCAATACCTAGGAACAAATCTTGCATTTCGGTTTTAAGTGCTTCTTTAAAAATTTTGAAGTTCTCTAATGCTGCTGCACCTCTGTTGGTGTATTCGAAAACACGAACGCCACCTTTGTATAATGCTCTAATTATTTCTAAACTCACTTGAGCATCTTCATAATAAAATAGTGGCAATAAACCTTGTTTTTGTATGGCTTGTATAGCTGTTTCTTTATTTTTAGTCATTTTGATTTTGGGCAATGGTTTGGTGAACGTCTTGAACAGTTGCAGTGGTACAATCGCTTGGAATGTACAATTTGTTGTAGGCAGCGCCAGTGGCGAAATCTAAAATTTGCTGAGGCTCGTGCTCA from Pedobacter sp. SL55 includes these protein-coding regions:
- a CDS encoding ROK family protein — encoded protein: MSVKKISKKGNVLTIDIGGTNIKACILNDNGKIITDYVSESTPKNAGPDDVIATIKKLTTDLKDFEKVSVGFPGYVRDGVVQTAPNLGENQWSNVDLADQISALFSKPVRLVNDADLQGLGIVKGKGLEIVFTLGTGFGTALLFDGDLLPHFELAHLPITKGESYDEYIGKVGFEKVGKEKWNKRLKYIIEIYKTVFNYDVLYIGGGNSANINFKLDHNIKIVSNQDGIKGGSKLWKVKEKFLVCTNLYE
- a CDS encoding DUF3307 domain-containing protein translates to MEIALIKFLLAHLLGDFFLQPDKWVAEKEQIKLKSGKLYLHIALHIVLVFIVFFSFDVWKQALIIGVTHYLIDAAKLLFQKAKTKRIWFFTDQALHIAVIVVCWLVFYDGASIDFSFAENTKFWLYVLGGLLLTSPTAIIIKVLINRFIPSKGSISLQNAGKFIGILERLLIYIFVLTNHLEAVGFLLAAKSIFRFGDLKEGNELKLTEYVLIGTLLSFGIAVAVSLSITYINI
- the zwf gene encoding glucose-6-phosphate dehydrogenase, whose protein sequence is MKKSSKLNPTIFVIFGGTGDLNKRKLAPALYNLYTEGYMPSKFAIIGTGRTAFTDEKYQKELLNSVNEFSRNGKVKKDKWEVFSQNIHYSSIDVKSQETFENLKAEIEKYQADFGENTQVIFYLAVAPNLFPLIAQCLHKYKLTGNEDNCRIVIEKPFGHDLDSAKELNLLLSGIFTEKQIYRIDHYLGKETVQNMMAFRFANSLFEPLWNRNYIEHIQISVTEQLGVGDRGGYYEGAGALRDMIQNHLLQLLSIVAMEAPISFNADEIRDRKVEVLRAVRPFKPEEISGHAVRGQYSKGWVEGKEVPGYRTEKGVDAHSNTETFAAMKFFIDNWRWQGIPFYLRTGKRMNQTSSIITIQFKDVPHHIFSNNVAETWQQNRLIISIQPEASIRLQVQSKRPGLDMVLNPVDMVFNYKGTYENDSPEAYETLLLDAMTGDQTLFMRGDQVEAAWELVMPIIHSWENKKSLSFPNYAADSWGPEEAEALIARDGFHWFTLPIKD
- the pgl gene encoding 6-phosphogluconolactonase, coding for MKLNIFSNQTELNEQLAQYVITVAKKAIAEKKRFDFVLTGGSSPKGLYQLLSTTYKDQIDWNKTYFFFGDERTVFPFEKDYNGLMAKESFFDNLELQDGHIFYVDTNLSPEEAAANYKQKLDEHFAGAPIIFDLILLGMGDDAHTASIFPHTTLVNNQEATVASVWVEKLHTNRVSLTAPLINQAKHVVFITFGANKATALHNVLGDTQDFANYPSQLIKPVNGDLQWFVDEAATSLLK
- the mgtE gene encoding magnesium transporter, yielding MQSFELDKTDLSKLRKAIEGDDQLLAETLAGYHASEIAILFENINAEDRQRIINLLEVEKASEVIAEMSEEAHPEELLIQLHPDKRTEIVEELDYDDATDIISLLDEDEQQEILEDLSAHDAESIRNLLSYHEETAGGLMNTQMIKVNIDLTKKDAIDEIIRQSEEIEEFYTVFVVDEEDVFRGILSLKDIIKAKGNVKITDMVNPDAVYVTVDTDQEEVAKLLSQYNLTSIPVVDDQMKLLGRVTFDDVIDVLEDENTEDILKISGVSEDEELAGNWIDAVKSRLPWLIINLGTAFLASSVIRYFNETLDKLDVLSAYMTIIAGMGGNAATQSLAVTVRRISLFDLTDRQAYRTVLKEFTVGMINGAVTGVIVLVVAYFFDANLMLGVVIFLAMTGNLIVAGITGSAIPLMLKRIGIDPAIASSIIITTFTDVFGFFLLLGLASKLLL
- the gndA gene encoding NADP-dependent phosphogluconate dehydrogenase, producing MSINNTEKSYSFGMIGLGTMGRNLLLNMADHGFSVTGHDKSEKMLALLEEEGKAHHLKGFAKVEDFIDSLTSPKTIILLVPAGKIVDDVITEITPLLSEGDIIIDSGNSYYTDTTRRSQELKAKGLHFFGMGISGGEEGARFGPSLMPGGDKAAYSVVKDLLEAVAAKVNGEPCVAYIGPGAAGHFVKMTHNGIEYAIMQLLAETYDILKNGLGYDNAQIQQVFERWNNGRLKSFLMEITKDVFLFKDEKTGNLLVDEIKDQAKSKGTGKWTSQIAMDLEVPLNTIDASVAGRNLSKLKDLRVELEGSFGKAAPIENAAGFEAQLEEAFYFAMVSAYAQGMHMLWKASAEYGYELNMAEIAKIWRGGCIIRAEFLQDIYEAYQKNTDLQHLYQDAAIQQKLKAGLKDTRKVIASAISAGIAVPCYAAAITYFDTLKTGRMPSNLIQAQRDYFGAHTFERIDSEGVFHAEWNKLS